The DNA region TGAGATGCAAGAGAAGATTAAGCAGTTTTGTGAAGAGTCAAATGACGCTAAGAAAAAGTAGCGCGCTAGAGACCGAATTAAAAAGCGAGCCGAGGCTCGCTTTTTTTATGTTTAGTGAAATACGATTTCATCGCCCTCACGTTGAACTTGAATAACATCTCCGGCATGGTATTTACCTTCAAGTATATTATTCGCTAACGGATTTTCTAACCACTGTTGAATCGCTCGCTTCAAAGGTCGAGCACCATACACAGGATCAAAACCACGCTCAGCAATCAGCGTTAAAGCATCTTCATCCACTTCAAGCTGCAAATTGTGCTCCGCTAAGCGAGCCGTTAAGTTTTTCATTTGAATCTTCGCAATGGCTTTCACTGCCGACTCAGGAAGCGAGTGGAAAACAACCGTTTCATCGACTCGGTTAATAAACTCTGGTCGGAAAAACTGACCAATCACTTCCATAATTTTTGTCTTAATGGCGGCATAATCTCCGGTGCCGGAAGCCTCCATAATGACGTCTGAACCTAGGTTAGAGGTCATCACCACCACTGTATTTCTAAAATCTACCGTACGACCTTGCCCATCGGTTAGTCGGCCATCTTCCAACACTTGCAACAGCACGTTGAAAACGTCTGGGTGTGCTTTTTCAACTTCATCGAGCAAAATAACCGAATAGGGTTTGCGTCGAACTGCCTCGGTTAAATAGCCTCCCTGATCATAGCCGACGTATCCTGGAGGAGCGCCGATCAAGCGCGATACTGAATGTTTTTCCATAAACTCAGACATATCGACACGAACCATGGCGTCTTCGCTATCAAACAGAAACTCGGCGAGCGACTTACACAGTTCTGTCTTACCAACCCCCGTTGGTCCAAGAAAGAGAAATGAACCATTTGGTCGGTTTGGATCCGCTAAGCCAGCTCGAGATCGACGAATAGCATTGGCCACCGCAGTGACCGCTTCTTCTTGACCAACGACTCGTTGGTGCAATCCTTCTTCGATCTTGAGCAATTTTTCTCGCTCGCCTTCCAGCATTTTTGACACCGGAATGCCAGTCCACTTCGAAACCACTTCAGCAATTTCGTTGTCCGAGACCTTGTTACGCAGCAACGTCATGTCTTGCATTTCGACTTGAGTGGCCATATCAAGCTGCTTTTCAAGCTCAGGAATTTTACCGTATTGAAGCTCACTCATTCGACCAAGATCACTGGCCCGGCTCGCCGCCTCAAGCTCCAACCGAGCTCGCTCTAATTCTGTTTTGATGTGAGTCGTTCCTTGCAGCGCAGCTTTTTCAGCTGTCCAGATTTCATTGAGCTCTGAAAAATCTCTCTCAAGTTCATCGATTTGCTCTTCTAAGTCCGCCAAGCGCTTGATGGAACTGTCATCTTTTTCTTTCTTGAGAGCTTCGCGTTGAATCTTCAATTGAATCATGCGTCGCTCTAATTTATCCATCTCTTCTGGCTTTGAGTCTATCTCCATACGAATTCGGCTTGCCGCTTCATCAATCAAGTCAATGGCTTTGTCTGGTAACTGTCGATCAGAAATATAACGATGCGACAAGGTCGCGGCACTGACGATCGCTGGATCGGTAATTTCTACTCCATGATGAACTTCGTAACGCTCTTTCAACCCGCGAAGAATCGCAATCGTGTCTTCAACACTGGGCTCGTCAACTTGTACTTTTTGGAAGCGACGCTCTAAGGCAGCATCTTTCTCAATGTATTTTCGATACTCATCGAGCGTCGTAGCGCCCACGCAGTGCAACTCGCCTCTTGCGAGGGCAGGCTTGAGCATATTTCCAGCATCCATTGCACCATCGGCCTTTCCGGCACCAACCATGGTGTGCAACTCATCAATAAATAGAATGATGCGCCCTTCTTGCTTCGCTAAATCATTAAGAACCGCTTTTAAGCGCTCTTCAAATTCACCGCGAAATTTTGCTCCGGCAATTAACGCTCCCATGTCCATCGACAATACGCGTTTATTTTTTAAGCCTTCTGGCACTTCACCATTCACAATACGTTGTGCCAGCCCCTCAACAATGGCCGTTTTTCCGACACCTGGTTCTCCAATTAAGACTGGATTATTCTTCGAGCGTCGTTGTAATACTTGAATGGTTCTTCGTATTTCATCATCACGACCAATCACCGGATCGAGCTTACCTTGCTCAGCGCGCTCGGTTAGGTCGACGGTGTATTTCTCTAACGCTTGGCGTTGCTCTTCGGCATTTGGGTCATCAATCGCTTGTCCGCCACGAACATCATTAATCGCCTGTTCAATGACCTCATGTTGCGCTCCGAGATCTTTTAAAATTTTACCCAGAGCACCTTTATCGGTCAGTGCCGCCAAAACGAATAGCTCAGATGAAATATATTGATCTTTACGTTGTTGAGATAACTTGTCACATTGATTCAGCAAACGCGCTAAATCGTTAGAGATATGAATATCTCCCTCGTGCCCAGACACCTGCGGTAGCTGATCGAGCGCTTCGAGCAATTGCGATCGTAGCTGGTGCACATTGATCGACGCTTTGGTTAACAATGGCCGAACCGTGCCACCTTCTTGGTTTAACAGTGCCACCATCAAATGCAGCGGCTCAATGAACTGGTGGTCACGGCCAACTGCCAACGACTGAGCATCGGCAATGGCCAGTTGAAATTTACTGGTGAGTTTGTCCATTCGCATTGGATTGACCCCGTATAAAATTTAATCTCCTATTAAAATTGGGGCTATTCAAGTAAATTCAATAGATGAATTTGCGATATGACGGGATTAATTTATTCAGAGACTACTTTTCGTCCGAGCAGTAAAGCGCCTATTTCAAGATCGATATCCGACGTTTCAAATTGAGGTGCATCAAATGGTGGAAACGAGGTTAAACGCGCTCGACCGCGCAGCACGACGCCGGTAAAAACACTTCCTTGACCGCGAACGCCTTCGATTCTCGATGGGTATACGGTACACGACAATTTATGAACCAATTTACGCAACCCAGGTTTGATGTGAACTCTTTCTTCTGAGTCTAAATGAATTTTACCATGAGGGAATAACGCAACGACATCACCTTGATTAACACAGCGAATCACCTCTCGAAACGCTTTATCGACCCGGCCTGAGCGGTCTACCGGAATACACTTCGCTAACTTAAATAACCAAGTTAACCCAAAACGTTCGTACTCTTCCTTGGCAATTAAAAACCGTAATGGTCGATGCGATGAAGCGATCAGTAAAAAGGGATCAAGACCTGAAATATGATTCGCAATGACAATGGCCCCCCCATTTTCCGGTAAGTTTATATTGTCCCCATCTAGGCGATGATAACCGCGACAAAAGATTCGAATCCAACCATCGATGGCATTGGTTAGCCAAAATCCCCAGTTAGCTTTATTAGCCATTAATCCGACAGCAACAAATATTCCGAAACTGGCGACAACTGCGATCACCACATACCACTCAACGGCCACGACTTACTCCATCCAAATTAAACTGGCCATTCGACCAGTAGTGCCATCACGCCGATAAGAGAAAAACTCGTTTTCTCGATAGGTGCAATGATTGCTTTTAAACACGTTAACAGTCGCTTGACGTAACTTATCCTCTGCAATACCAACCAGATCTCCCCAGTAGCCTTCGCTGTGTCGAATAAAGAAACGCTCATAGCTTGAATCGATTGAGGTAAAGTAATCAACGACGTCTTGCTGTACTTCAAAACATGGTTGGCTTATCGCAGGTCCTATCCAAGCGGCTGTTGGGGAGGTTGGTTGAACGGTGTCAAGAAACTGTTCGATAATTCCATCGGCCAGTCCGCGCCAACCGGCATGAACAGCGCCCACCCATTGTCGTTTGGAGTCGACCAGTAGAATGGGCAGGCAATCAGCTGTCATCACGGCACAAACACGCTTTGTGTTGCGTGTAAAACAAGCATCCGAAGGAACGCTAATCGCTGTTTGGTTATCGAGACAAACGACCTGAGTTGAGTGCGTTTGATTTAACCACAGCGGTTCTTCAGGCAACTGATATTTACCAACCAAAAGCCGACGGTTTTTTGTCACGCAGTGAGCATCGTCACCCACATGCATGGCAAGGTTGAAACTATCATAAGGCGTTTCACTAGCGCCCCCTAATCGAGTCGTTGTGAACGCATGAACACCTTCGAATGACCAGTTAGCTCGAACCACATGCATACTTACACTCGTCCATTCTCTTGTTCTATGACCGATAACAGATGTTGATAATCTGCGGGCGCTTCAACTTCCCAATGTAGGAATTCTCCGCTGACCGGATGCTCAAGACCGAGCTTTCGCGCGTGCAACGCCTGACGACGAAATCCACGAATGGCTTCTTTCAACTCATCAGAGGAACCGCTGGGTATAAAATTGTGTTTACCATACAAGGCATCGCCTACCAACGGGTATTTCAGGTAGGCCATATGAACGCGAATCTGATGGGTCCGACCGGTCTCTAAATTGACCTTTAAATGGGTGAAGTTATTAAATTTATCTCTTAGACGGTAGTGTGTAATCGCTTCTTTTCCGTTAGGAACCACCGCCATTTGCAAACGGCTCGTCGGATGACGTCCGATTGGTGCTTCTATGGTTCCGCCAGAGACCATTTGCCCATGGCAAATGCATTGATATTCACGCTCGAAGGCTCTTTGCTGCAACTGTTCAACAAGCTTAGTGTGAGCCTCTAAGGTTCGAGCCACCACCAGCAACCCACTGGTGTCTTTATCAAGGCGATGCACGATTCCTGCGCGCGGTAAATGCCTTAGGTTTTCATCGAAAAACAACAGAGCATTAACAAGCGTACCGTCTCGATTGCCTGCGGCCGGGTGCACCACAAGACCGGCAGGTTTATTGATGACCAACAGGTGTGAATCTTGGTATTGAATATCTAAAGGGATGTCTTGCGCTTCCCATTCACCGGCCACCTCAATTTCTGCATCAATACGAATTTGTTCGCCGCCAACCACTTTTTGGCGCCCCTTGGTCATAACTTGACCATCGACGGACACCAAGCCTTTTTTAATCCAGTCTTGTAACTTTGAACGAGAGACATCCTCACAGTGCTCCGCAATAGCTTGATCAAGCCGCTGCCCGATCGCCGTTGAAGCAAGCTGAAACTCTTGGAAATAGTGCTGTTTTGACATATTTTCTGCCTTCGAAGGAACCTTTCGAGCCTTCGCCTCTCTTAACTAGATGCCTTGTGGCAAACAATTACCAACTAAAATCACGGTAACCAGTGGCTAACGTACCCGTCAAGCAACAAATGGCTGCTCGTTACGTTAATAAGCATTGCATCAAATGCATATGCGATTATCGATTTTTAGTGACTCAATTAACACCAACACCGGGTTCGATCCTAAGAGCTATGGTAGAAAGTCATTGGACTTAACCCTAGGCTCCGGTAGAATGAGGCCTATTGGAAACATGAATTCTAACGAACAATTAACGAGTATGAAAAACTTTTACCTGATTATTTTAATAACTGGCAGCTTACTGATTACTTCTTGTGCCAGCACGTCACCAGATGATGTAAAGGTTCCGCTTGCGGATGACTACTTCACATTATATGAAAAGTCACAAACCGCTCTGCGATCGGGTAACTATCAAACCGCGATTAAACAGCTAGAACAACTCGACAGTCTCTACCCTTTCGGACCTAATTCTCACCAAGCGCAGTTATCTCTGATTTATGCGTACTTCAAAGTTCGAGACACGGCCAGTGCGACCGCGGCAGCAGACAGATTTATCCGCCAAAACCCTAATCATCCAGATGTTGATTACGCCTACTATATGAAAGGTCGCATTAACTTTTCTGCTGAGATAGGTTTTTTCAAAGAATTGCTGTCAGCAGACTTATCTGAGCGCGATGCAACGACCGCGAGAACGGCATTCAATGATTTTGCCGAGCTGGTTAGAAAGTTCCCTAAGAGTAAATACGCTGAAGAAGCCCGTCAGCGCATGATATTTTTACGTAACCGACTTGCACGTTATGAACTGCATGTTGCTAAGTACTACATGGAAAGACAATCTTATATAGCTGCTGCCAACCGTGCTCGCTACGTTGTTGAACATTATCCGAAAACAGACGCTATTCCTGACGCATTGATTGTTATGGTTACTGCTTACGACATTTTACAATTACCTGAGTTATCAAATAAGGCGCGGAATATACTCAAGTTAAACTACCCTGAAAAAGCGAAACAAGTACTTTAGTGATCAGGTAAGTACATAAGCGTTAAGCACAAAAAAGCCCCGATTTCGGGGCTTTTTATTATCATTGTTTACGCTGCCAATCTTTCGGCGGCCTTGCAAATCACAGTGCTTCGTCGTCAACTTCACCCGTTCGAATACGAATCGCTTTTTCTACTTCACTAATAAAAATTTTGCCGTCACCAATTTTGCCAGTCTTAGCAACTTCGAGAATACTTTCGACACATCCATCGACTTGATCATCAGAAACCACCACCTCTACCTTAACTTTAGGAAGAAAGTCGACCATATACTCGGCTCCTCGATAAAGCTCAGTATGCCCTTTTTGACGACCAAACCCTTTAACCTCGGTGACCGTCATTCCGTTCACACCAAGTTCTCCAAGCGCTTCTCTTACATCGTCAAGTTTAAATGGCTTAATTATCGCCTCAATCTTTTTCATGATGTCATTCCAATGGTTAAACTGAGCCAACAGGCGGCTCTTAATTATTAAAAACGCAATTCAAAGTAAACTTACTCTTGAAACATGTCATAAATTGTCGGAATTGGTTGACGTTTATGTTGTGTATTCAGGAAAACCTCAATTAACCGATCATGCGCTTCTTGCTCAATCACCTTGCCTTCTAAAAAGTCATCAATCTGGTCATACGTTAGCCCTAGTGCGTGCTCATCGTGTTTACCAGGATCAAGACATTCAAGATCGGCCGTTGGTGGCTTAACAATTAAGACTTCAGGAGCGCCTAGTTGAGCGGCAACTTGACGAACTTGACGTTTATTTAGCCCGAATAATGGAATTAAGTCACAGGCACCATCGCCCCACTTAGTGAAAAAGCCGGTCAAATTTTCAGCGGAATGATCGGTTCCTAACACCATGCCACCTAAAATGCCTGCAATCTCGTACTGCGCAACCATTCGAGCTCGCGCTTTAACATTCCCTTTTGCATAATCAATTTTTGACTCATCTTTGGGATGCATATGATTATTATCCAAAGCATTAACGACTTGCTCATTTAATGCATCTACACTCGGTTTAATGTTGACCACCAAGGTTTTCGTAGGCTCAATGAACTCAACCGCCATCATTGCTTCATGCTCGTCTTGTTGAGTACCATAGGGTAATCGTACCGCAATAAACTGAAAATTTGCCTTGGGGAAATCGTTATTTAATTCATTAACTGCTCGCTGTGCCAGTTTGCCGAGCGTTGCAGAGTCTATTCCACCGCTAATCCCCAACACTAAGGTCTTACAGCCTGCATTCACTAATTGTTGTTTGATAAACTGAGTTCGCCGTTCAATTTCATACTTAACGTCGATTTTTGGTAATACTTTTAACTCTTCAACAATCTGCTTTTGATTCATGGCTCTCACTCTTTGATGGCCGTTAAACGATAAGCTCAAAAATACACTCTAGAACGTAAAAAACGTCTTCAACAACTACGACCGACTGGTCTTTATTGCTTAGGATCTGCTCAAGCATCGTTCTATCAATATTTGCTGTATTATACTCATTTTAAAGCAGTTTCATAGCGGCTAGCAAAGTTGTCACTGCACCAAAAAGGTACTTTCAATTAGTGAGAATTCAAAGTATCTTGTTTTCATTAACATGAGTGAGCAACCAGTCAATCGACGATAATGAGCAATCAACTAAAAACCGAACATTTAAACACGTCTAAGCGCGCTCTGCAGATTTATACGCTGTATCGAGTCATCGTTGCGATTTCGTTGATTCTTTTGTTCCAATTTCGCGCGACGAGTATCATTACAGAACAGTCCTTACCCGGGCTGTTCCACTGGTCATCGATTGCGTATTTACTGTCTGGCTTTTTATTCTACTTTTTGAATCAAACGCTCAACGACCGCTTTCGAATTTTAGTTGAGCTACAAGTCTTCGTAGATATTATTTTATTAACCCTCTTAATGCATGCAAGCGGTGGTCTAACGACCGGTCTTGGCATTTTAATGGCCGTTTCAGTCACTACCGCTTGTCTACTCGTTGAAAGAACCAGCTCTATAGTTTTTGCCGCTATTGCAACAGCCGCCGTACTCGGAGAGGCGATTTATCTTAACTTGGCCGGCATCTCTAACTTTGACTCAGTCACTCAGGCAGGCCTACTCGGCGCTACATTCTTTGCAACTTCTTTATTCGCTCTGCTCACGGCGCGAAGACTTCGACAAAGCGAATTAGAAGCTGAAACCACCAGCATCGACCTCGCCAATATGGAAGCCATGAACGAAAAAATTATTCAGTTCATGAAAACGGGCGTGATCGTGATTAACCAGCAATTGCGTATTCAATTTATTAACACCGCTGCTTGGCAGTTACTTGATATGCCAGAGCACGTTCAAGGACAATATTTAAAACTGGTTAGTCCTGAGCTCGACAGAATCGTTAAACATTGGAAGCAATCAGGGCATGCTTTTTCGAGTTTCCGACACTCCCCTACCGGCAGTAAAATAGCCATCAAACTAACCGACATTGACGGCGACAAAAATCAAGTGATTATTTTTGCAGAAGACACGACGCCGATGCGTCAGCAAGCGCAAAATTTAAAGTTAGCATCGTTGGGACGTCTAACCGCAAGTATTGCACACGAGATTAGAAATCCCCTTGGTGCCATGAGCCATGCAGCACAACTACTTATTGAGTCTCCCGAATTAACGACGCCCGATCGAAAGTTAGTGGATATGATTCAAAGCAACTCCATCAGAATCAACGCCATTATTGAAAATATCATGCAACTATCGCAGAGAAAAATCTCTGACGCTCAAACATTTAAGCTCAAACCATTTATCGATAGCCTAGTTCAGGAGTTAAACCGTAACTCAAAAGAAACGCTAGAAATTTTTACGGATGTGAATCCTACTGACTTAGAAGTTAACTTTGATGTATCTCAGCTTAGACAAGTTGTCACCAATTTATCTGAAAACGGACTGAGATATTCGAAAGAACATACTGGAAAAGCGCAATTGAGCTTGGTTGCTGGAGTTAATTTTAAAAGCCAACGAGTTTTCTTAGATGTCATTGACCGCGGTGAAGGAATTACCAATGAAGTCGCACAAAACATTTTCGAGCCTTTCTTCACAACCAGCAGTAAAGGCACTGGATTAGGGCTATACGTTTCGAAAGAGTTATGCGAAGCGAATCAATCACAACTAGACTATATTCCAGTACCTTCTGGAGGAAGTTGCTTTCGAATAACCTTTGCAAGAGTTGAGTAAAATGAATAACAACAAAGTCTTAATTATTGACGATGAACCCGATTTATTAAAACTTCTCAGCATCACTCTCAACCGGATGGGTATCGAGTGTGATACAGCACATAATGTTGCCTCAGCAAAAACAAAAATCGACCAAAATGATTATCGCCTCTGCCTAACTGATATGCGGCTTCCCGATGGCAATGGCTTAACACTGGTGGATTACTTTATTGAACGACAGCCAGACTCTCCGATTGCCGTTATTACAGCTCACGGAAATATGGAAACTGCAATTGAAGCCATGAAGCGTGGCGCGTTCGACTTTATTTCGAAACCGGTCGACTTGGCAAATCTTAGGGCGGTCATTAACAGTGCTTTAAATGTCTCAACGGTTCAAAGCCATTCCGACTCGAAGGCTAACCCAGGTTTATCACGATTAATTGGACAAACTCCCGAAGTTGAATCTCTCAAACAAATTATCCTTAAAGTTGCCAAGAGCCAAGCGCCTGTTTATATCAAAGGCGAGTCTGGTACCGGTAAAGAGTTAGTCGCGAATTTAATTCATGAAAATAGCCCAAGAAAGAGTCAACCATTCATTGCGATAAACTGTGGAGCCATACCCAATGAATTAATGGAAAGCGAGTTCTTTGGTCACAAGAAAGGAAGCTTCACAGGTGCTTCCAGTGACAAAGAAGGCTTATTCAAAGCGGCCGATGGTGGTACTTTGTTCTTAGATGAAATCGCTGACTTGCCTATGCCAATGCAGGTTAAATTATTGCGCGCGATTCAAGAAAGAAGCGTTCGACCAGTCGGCTCTGAAGTAGAGATACCCGTCGATGTTCGTTTGCTGTCGGCCTCTCACAAAAATCTAGCAAAGCTAGTTTCTGAGAACTTATTTCGCCAAGACTTGTTTTATCGAATCAATGTTATCGAGGTGCAGGTTCCAGCATTAAGAGATCGCTCTAAAGATATTCCTGAGTTGGTGTCACATTTCATTAAGCAGCTTTCAAATAGAAATGATATAGAGCCACCGAAAATAGATCCTAAAGTACTAGAGACTTTAGAAAGCTACAGCTTCCCGGGAAATATCAGAGAACTAGAAAACATCATTGAGCGAGCGATTACCTTATCGAGCGGTGAAATGATCACCGTTGACGATATCTTTCTACACTCAGCGGCAAAAGCGCAAAGTCACGATACAGTGCAAAGCCAAAGAAAAAGTCAATCATTAGATGAGTATTTAGAAACCATAGAACGCCAAGAACTACTGAGTGCTCTTGAACAAACAAAGGGGAACAAAACCGCTGCCGCAGAGTTGTTGGGAATAAGCTTCAGAGCGATGCGTTATAAGTGCAAGAAACACCTTATCGATGATTGAGCAAATCTTTTTAAATTGACTCGAATACGATACAAAGAACGCTCGCCTAATAGACGCGAGCTGTAGCGCTAACCCTCTTATTCTTTCCAAAACAATAAGTAATTGAACCTTACGCATTCGCTGCTCCCTCGCTTAACACCTAGGCTAGGGGCCGGCGCTCTACTTCGTCCAACGCCTTAAGCTTTTTTTGGTGACACTACTCGTACTCCGATGTTTTATAACCCAAGTCCTGAATTTCCTCTCCAGAACTATTCTCAAATTTCGAGAAATGAATTTTTCCACATTTGGGACAATTACTATTAGGCTCATCAAGTGCGCCGTAAATCGCATATTCCAAGTTGCTCGGATCCGGAAAGGTTGTTCCTACCTCATCACAAATAAGAACGATATATCCACAACTGGGGCACGATGCAAAGCATAGAGCTCCTTGCTCACTGCAGCACTCGCATCTTGGTGTAATCAAGCTAAACGATGCTGATTTTATTCCCACAGTTCACCTCACGCTTTTGCCACAGGCTGACTCTGCGAAGCAGTGATAGTCCAACGCAATTTATTATGCGGTTGTGCGCTAACTTGTTAGATTGCTTCAGATACATTGCTAGGTTTCATTTCTTGGATTTTACTAAGAGCCCACTCGACTTTTTCTGGTGAAGTTGGATGATCCTTGGGGTTACCGTCCCATTTTGGAAATATTGCAAACTTTTTATTGTTGATATTGGCAATAAAATAGTTAACCAAAGCGCTCTGGTTGACAATCTCATAGTCGAAGTTATCAAATTTGCATCGATACTCTCCATTTAAACTACCCAAAACTAGATCGTCGCCTTCTCTGTAGAGCCCGCCAATATTTTCCGCCACAAAGCGAAACTTACCGGCTGTTTCAGGGCTTTCTATATCGCAATATATGACAGGAGAGTCAACTTTTTTGCTGCCAGAGAAAGTTATTAGCTTATGCCCCAAAGTGATATTCAGGTCACCAAACTTCCAGAACATAATGATGCCAATAACGCCTACTAAAATAGCTACTTTCCAATTGAAGAATGCTAATACTAATGCAATCGGAATAAGAATCATGCCTATCATTTGAAGCAGTGCAATCAACATCATTTGTGTTCTGAAATCTTTTTTATAGTATTGGTTGTGCTCTATGCTCATTTATTTCTCCTTGCTTTATTATTTCGCCTAACGTTTCGCTAAGAAGCGCTGTTGTTATCGACGTCCATTTTTGGCGCCTTGTTATATATTTCTTTAGCGATGTTAGTAATCTCCACAACATCGCCTTCTTTAAAATGCACTGAGTCTAATTCATTTTCTAGTGTAAAACTCCGGCAGTTGAACATTTGTTTGTCATCTTTATCAGTCTTTCTCGGAATGCCTATTTCTTTAACTGCTATTCCGTTTAGCAGGTCGCCAGGTTTAAATTCAAACGTTTCACCTTCTGGATGTTCGGCAATCACAACGCTTCGCAGTCCTGTTTGTAATACGCAACGAACCTTAAATTTTATAGAAGACGCTCCAGTCAAAACAAATTCCCTCTCATGAATAATCCCTAATTCAAAAACTCAGGCTGCTGTTTAGCCTTATTTTTTGCAATTTATTGTTATGGCTGTTCTTCATCTGCAGCATTGAATTCCATAGTGTATTTGAGATCACGTTGCACTACCGCTACCCCATCTACATACTTTGGTTTGAACTTCCATTTTAAAAGTGCAGCAATCGCAATTTTATCAAACACACCTTTCGGGTGAGACTCTATTATTT from Pleionea litopenaei includes:
- a CDS encoding energy transducer TonB gives rise to the protein MKYLLLIVLLCLTSCASTERSIETSNAHDNGYVKFIMDVDETGAPVNPKIIESHPKGVFDKIAIAALLKWKFKPKYVDGVAVVQRDLKYTMEFNAADEEQP
- a CDS encoding sigma-54-dependent transcriptional regulator; amino-acid sequence: MNNNKVLIIDDEPDLLKLLSITLNRMGIECDTAHNVASAKTKIDQNDYRLCLTDMRLPDGNGLTLVDYFIERQPDSPIAVITAHGNMETAIEAMKRGAFDFISKPVDLANLRAVINSALNVSTVQSHSDSKANPGLSRLIGQTPEVESLKQIILKVAKSQAPVYIKGESGTGKELVANLIHENSPRKSQPFIAINCGAIPNELMESEFFGHKKGSFTGASSDKEGLFKAADGGTLFLDEIADLPMPMQVKLLRAIQERSVRPVGSEVEIPVDVRLLSASHKNLAKLVSENLFRQDLFYRINVIEVQVPALRDRSKDIPELVSHFIKQLSNRNDIEPPKIDPKVLETLESYSFPGNIRELENIIERAITLSSGEMITVDDIFLHSAAKAQSHDTVQSQRKSQSLDEYLETIERQELLSALEQTKGNKTAAAELLGISFRAMRYKCKKHLIDD